One genomic segment of Triplophysa rosa linkage group LG22, Trosa_1v2, whole genome shotgun sequence includes these proteins:
- the LOC130546127 gene encoding protein translocase subunit SecA isoform X1 — MEAPGETLSSRLISLFKNGQWGEDDVVKLFKALVEHFNIRNDIHDFYTWVMKILHQVEIHRISASDLTFLNETVDDEATIEAVINGIAENTKEKLLEEIVEEICQQADIDDQMMVEVKDIVSTVNDSLSASTAPHLQAKKGILFKICKAVEKTKNYKPRVTQMVSWCILVLSKSSRLVQVLTGEGKSCIVAMFAAYQVMIEKKNPDIISSSPVLAERDAEEWSPFYKELDITVDVNTNKSKDEDLKKCYECQVVYGTTQDFAGDFLRQRFHRRDVRPERSFQCVIVDEVDSLMLDKGLEVVYLNSKVPLMESLNGILAEIWSMVNQLKRLESGEILGPIQLFSEVLSEIMHENKNIDQHSIMQLVVDAGIYSMPTKFRIEMKENVSNILKRLDNASVVQIVAFLTLFDVNFPEHNFNLYQQCLDGSLHKLNAISRQSTNERQEISLLLLESGQCRIVYFKEDPLVISIEKSIKRRYESKEEQIESFIPGHHGLINGKIQIWIKNALLAKKMTLGHEFILHKDGVVPVDYKCTGVVQNDMTWGEGLQQFLEMKHQTKLSNMSLITNFMSNVGLFKNYSNQIYGITGTVGDQTELDMLRKLYNGIKTCKIPSFRRRKLYELEGMVIPEEDEWIRNVCIVAQNQVTPTVYRGPRAALIICETINHAEMFHQTLANTISKHKLKLYVNNNMDNSIITNSTIQEGDVIIATNLAGRGTDLKVCESVNKAGGLFVLQTFLPLNVRVEQQAFGRTARQGSPGSAQLIMCAKHFSDSVKLVMDLNTSVTSLLGRLNCLTSILLSCDSTDNLFEDTLNYYLDNRSLHYNGAMVSALTELLTMKSLSSQNWNLKMAKDARNTLVKIRLSSFLEKDIPKNTKEEELFSVYLDFLDKVYDDDVFSDQRDVIVSSLHECWGLWLMMNFSDEKPIGTLKEQLKVDLSNAKKTLLSKQSPSSMVYFCIRSGNNLREKGCLSESIEMYTKALEKDASGEIIPFYNRALATIKKKDTGYIAKALTDLKRADNAIDSYKLHLATVWTHVKSSMQEPKMEGDALLTKQFRMKCMIVDLLKMNIQDCVMKLKSAESRRGEVRLSEKHTIFLSEDFMQWAIRRTGISLAEIIALSLINAFKTRAEIKQEDLNLTENFAKFWAEHFVQRAENRERDVDQPERDSGRRSSSFLPDNFQAEDLIQSSVRVLIELLMEFEHIMFLGLDTIFCLEVILPHSGFFSKLFNLF; from the coding sequence ATGGAAGCACCAGGAGAAACACTGTCATCAAGACTGATTTCTCTATTTAAGAACGGACAATGGGGAGAAGATGATGTTGTTAAGTTGTTTAAAGCCCTTGTGGAACATTTTAATATCAGGAATGACATCCATGATTTTTACACATGGGTGATGAAAATCCTGCATCAAGTGGAAATTCACAGGATCTCAGCATcagatttgacatttttaaatgaaactgtGGATGATGAGGCTACAATTGAGGCTGTAATTAATGGCATAGCTGAAAACACCAAAGAGAAATTACTGGAAGAGATTGTAGAGGAAATCTGTCAACAAGCAGATATTGATGACCAAATGATGGTAGAAGTGAAGGATATTGTGTCAACTGTGAATGACAGTCTATCAGCTTCTACAGCTCCACATCTACAAGCCAAAAAGGGCATTTTGTTCAAGATCTGCAAAGCCGTGGAAAAGACAAAGAACTATAAACCTCGAGTGACTCAGATGGTGAGCTGGTGTATTCTTGTTCTCTCTAAATCAAGTCGGCTCGTTCAGGTTTTAACAGGAGAAGGAAAGTCATGCATCGTGGCAATGTTTGCTGCATATCAGGTTATGATAGAGAAAAAAAACCCTGATATCATCTCAAGTTCTCCTGTACTTGCTGAAAGAGATGCTGAAGAATGGTCTCCATTTTATAAGGAACTAGATATAACGGTTGATGTCAACACTAACAAATCGAAAGATGAAGACCTCAAGAAGTGCTATGAATGTCAGGTGGTCTACGGAACTACTCAGGATTTTGCCGGTGATTTTTTGCGCCAGCGCTTCCACAGAAGAGATGTGAGACCTGAGAGAAGTTTTCAGTGTGTGATAGTGGATGAGGTGGACTCACTTATGCTGGATAAAGGTCTTGAAGTGGTCTACTTGAATAGTAAGGTTCCTCTCATGGAAAGTTTGAATGGAATTCTGGCTGAAATTTGGTCAATGGTCAATCAACTGAAACGTTTAGAGTCTGGAGAGATTTTAGGCCCTATTCAGCTATTCTCTGAGGTCCTGTCTGAAATCatgcatgaaaataaaaacattgatcaaCATAGTATAATGCAGTTGGTTGTGGATGCAGGAATTTATTCAATGCCAACAAAATTCAGAATAGAGATGAAGGAAAATgtatcaaacattttaaaaaggcTAGATAATGCAAGTGTTGTCCAAATTGTGGCATTTTTAACCTTGTTTGATGTTAACTTTCCAGAGCATAACTTTAATCTATACCAACAATGCCTTGATGGGTCTTTACATAAACTGAATGCTATAAGTCGCCAAAGTACAAATGAAAGACAAGAAATATCTCTTCTTCTTCTGGAAAGTGGACAATGTCGTATTGTCTATTTCAAGGAGGACCCACTTGTTATATCAATagaaaaaagcattaaaaggCGTTATGAGTCAAAAGAGGAACAAATTGAATCTTTTATCCCAGGCCACCATGGTCTCATTAATGGTAAGATACAAATTTGGATAAAAAATGCTCTACTAgctaaaaaaatgactttgggtCATGAATTTATTCTTCATAAAGATGGAGTCGTTCCTGTTGATTACAAATGCACTGGCGTTGTGCAGAATGACATGACATGGGGGGAAGGCCTTCAGCAGTTTCTGGAGATGAAACACCAAACGAAACTTTCCAACATGAGCCTAATCACAAACTTCATGTCTAATGTgggtttatttaaaaactactcAAACCAGATCTATGGAATCACAGGAACTGTGGGTGACCAAACAGAGCTTGACATGCTGAGGAAGCTCTACAATGGCATTAAGACCTGTAAGATTCCCTCATTTAGACGAAGGAAACTTTATGAGCTGGAAGGCATGGTGATACCTGAAGAGGACGAATGGATCAGGAATGTCTGTATTGTCGCTCAGAATCAAGTGACCCCCACAGTCTATCGAGGTCCACGAGCAGCTCTCATCATCTGTGAAACCATCAATCATGCAGAAATGTTCCACCAGACTCTTGCAAACACCATCTCAAAACACAAACTAAAACTCTACGTGAATAACAACATGGATAACTCTATAATAACAAATTCTACCATTCAAGAGGGGGACGTCATCATTGCAACTAATCTTGCAGGTCGAGGTACAGATCTAAAAGTCTGTGAAAGTGTAAACAAGGCCGGAGGTCTGTTTGTGCTGCAAACCTTCTTACCTCTGAATGTCCGAGTTGAACAGCAAGCCTTCGGACGAACCGCTCGCCAAGGGAGTCCAGGATCCGCTCAGCTTATCATGTGCGCCAAACATTTTTCTGATTCTGTGAAACTAGTGATGGATTTAAACACATCTGTCACCAGCTTACTCGGTCGCTTGAACTGTCTTACATCTATACTGTTGTCATGTGATTCCACAGATAATTTGTTTGAGGATACACTTAATTATTACCTGGATAATCGCAGCTTGCATTATAATGGGGCAATGGTCTCTGCCCTAACAGAGCTCTTAACCATGAAATCCCTTTCATCACAAAACTGGAATCTGAAAATGGCAAAAGATGCCAGAAATACTTTGGTGAAAATCAGACTCTCAAGCTTTCTTGAAAAAGACAttccaaaaaacacaaaagaggaagAGCTTTTTTCTGTTTACCTTGATTTTTTGGACAAAGTTTATGACGATGATGTTTTCTCTGACCAGCGTGATGTAATTGTGTCCTCTCTTCATGAGTGCTGGGGTTTGTGGCTCATGATGAACTTCAGTGACGAAAAGCCCATCGGGACACTGAAGGAACAGCTGAAGGTGGACTTGTCAAATGCAAAGAAAACTCTTTTGAGTAAACAGTCCCCATCATCCATGGTCTACTTTTGCATCAGGTCTGGAAACAATCTCCGTGAGAAGGGATGTCTTTCTGAGAGCATTGAGATGTACACCAAAGCTCTGGAAAAAGATGCATCTGGAGAGATTATTCCTTTCTATAATCGTGCACTGGCCACTATTAAGAAGAAAGACACTGGCTACATTGCTAAAGCGCTGACTGATCTGAAAAGGGCTGACAATGCAATAGATTCATATAAGTTACATCTGGCAACAGTTTGGACTCATGTCAAATCATCAATGCAAGAGCCAAAAATGGAAGGCGATGCTTTACTCACCAAACAGTTTCGAATGAAGTGTATGATTGTAGACCTACTTAAGATGAACATTCAAGACTGTGTAATGAAGCTGAAGAGCGCTGAAAGCAGAAGAGGGGAAGTAAGACTTTCTGAAAAACATACAATTTTTCTTTCAGAAGACTTCATGCAGTGGGCTATAAGAAGAACAGGTATCAGCCTGGCTGAAATCATTGCACTTTCTCTGATAAATGCCTTTAAAACGAGGGCTGAAATCAAACAAGAAGATTTGAACCTGACTGAAAATTTTGCTAAATTTTGGGCAGAACACTTTGTGCAGAGGgctgaaaacagagaaagagatgtGGACCAGCCTGAAAGAGATTCTGGTAGAAGGTCTTCTTCATTTCTGCCTGATAACTTTCAGGCAGAAGACCTTATTCAGAGTTCTGTGAGAGTTTTGATAGAGCTGCTAATGGAATTTGAACATATCATGTTTTTAGGTCTTGACACCATTTTCTGTTTGGAGGTCATACTTCCTCACAGTGGCTTTTTTTCAAAGCTATTTAATCTCTTTTGA
- the LOC130546127 gene encoding protein translocase subunit SecA isoform X2 — protein sequence MEAPGETLSSRLISLFKNGQWGEDDVVKLFKALVEHFNIRNDIHDFYTWVMKILHQVEIHRISASDLTFLNETVDDEATIEAVINGIAENTKEKLLEEIVEEICQQADIDDQMMVEVKDIVSTVNDSLSASTAPHLQAKKGILFKICKAVEKTKNYKPRVTQMVSWCILVLSKSSRLVQVLTGEGKSCIVAMFAAYQVMIEKKNPDIISSSPVLAERDAEEWSPFYKELDITVDVNTNKSKDEDLKKCYECQVVYGTTQDFAGDFLRQRFHRRDVRPERSFQCVIVDEVDSLMLDKGLEVVYLNKHNFNLYQQCLDGSLHKLNAISRQSTNERQEISLLLLESGQCRIVYFKEDPLVISIEKSIKRRYESKEEQIESFIPGHHGLINGKIQIWIKNALLAKKMTLGHEFILHKDGVVPVDYKCTGVVQNDMTWGEGLQQFLEMKHQTKLSNMSLITNFMSNVGLFKNYSNQIYGITGTVGDQTELDMLRKLYNGIKTCKIPSFRRRKLYELEGMVIPEEDEWIRNVCIVAQNQVTPTVYRGPRAALIICETINHAEMFHQTLANTISKHKLKLYVNNNMDNSIITNSTIQEGDVIIATNLAGRGTDLKVCESVNKAGGLFVLQTFLPLNVRVEQQAFGRTARQGSPGSAQLIMCAKHFSDSVKLVMDLNTSVTSLLGRLNCLTSILLSCDSTDNLFEDTLNYYLDNRSLHYNGAMVSALTELLTMKSLSSQNWNLKMAKDARNTLVKIRLSSFLEKDIPKNTKEEELFSVYLDFLDKVYDDDVFSDQRDVIVSSLHECWGLWLMMNFSDEKPIGTLKEQLKVDLSNAKKTLLSKQSPSSMVYFCIRSGNNLREKGCLSESIEMYTKALEKDASGEIIPFYNRALATIKKKDTGYIAKALTDLKRADNAIDSYKLHLATVWTHVKSSMQEPKMEGDALLTKQFRMKCMIVDLLKMNIQDCVMKLKSAESRRGEVRLSEKHTIFLSEDFMQWAIRRTGISLAEIIALSLINAFKTRAEIKQEDLNLTENFAKFWAEHFVQRAENRERDVDQPERDSGRRSSSFLPDNFQAEDLIQSSVRVLIELLMEFEHIMFLGLDTIFCLEVILPHSGFFSKLFNLF from the exons ATGGAAGCACCAGGAGAAACACTGTCATCAAGACTGATTTCTCTATTTAAGAACGGACAATGGGGAGAAGATGATGTTGTTAAGTTGTTTAAAGCCCTTGTGGAACATTTTAATATCAGGAATGACATCCATGATTTTTACACATGGGTGATGAAAATCCTGCATCAAGTGGAAATTCACAGGATCTCAGCATcagatttgacatttttaaatgaaactgtGGATGATGAGGCTACAATTGAGGCTGTAATTAATGGCATAGCTGAAAACACCAAAGAGAAATTACTGGAAGAGATTGTAGAGGAAATCTGTCAACAAGCAGATATTGATGACCAAATGATGGTAGAAGTGAAGGATATTGTGTCAACTGTGAATGACAGTCTATCAGCTTCTACAGCTCCACATCTACAAGCCAAAAAGGGCATTTTGTTCAAGATCTGCAAAGCCGTGGAAAAGACAAAGAACTATAAACCTCGAGTGACTCAGATGGTGAGCTGGTGTATTCTTGTTCTCTCTAAATCAAGTCGGCTCGTTCAGGTTTTAACAGGAGAAGGAAAGTCATGCATCGTGGCAATGTTTGCTGCATATCAGGTTATGATAGAGAAAAAAAACCCTGATATCATCTCAAGTTCTCCTGTACTTGCTGAAAGAGATGCTGAAGAATGGTCTCCATTTTATAAGGAACTAGATATAACGGTTGATGTCAACACTAACAAATCGAAAGATGAAGACCTCAAGAAGTGCTATGAATGTCAGGTGGTCTACGGAACTACTCAGGATTTTGCCGGTGATTTTTTGCGCCAGCGCTTCCACAGAAGAGATGTGAGACCTGAGAGAAGTTTTCAGTGTGTGATAGTGGATGAGGTGGACTCACTTATGCTGGATAAAGGTCTTGAAGTGGTCTACTTGAATA AGCATAACTTTAATCTATACCAACAATGCCTTGATGGGTCTTTACATAAACTGAATGCTATAAGTCGCCAAAGTACAAATGAAAGACAAGAAATATCTCTTCTTCTTCTGGAAAGTGGACAATGTCGTATTGTCTATTTCAAGGAGGACCCACTTGTTATATCAATagaaaaaagcattaaaaggCGTTATGAGTCAAAAGAGGAACAAATTGAATCTTTTATCCCAGGCCACCATGGTCTCATTAATGGTAAGATACAAATTTGGATAAAAAATGCTCTACTAgctaaaaaaatgactttgggtCATGAATTTATTCTTCATAAAGATGGAGTCGTTCCTGTTGATTACAAATGCACTGGCGTTGTGCAGAATGACATGACATGGGGGGAAGGCCTTCAGCAGTTTCTGGAGATGAAACACCAAACGAAACTTTCCAACATGAGCCTAATCACAAACTTCATGTCTAATGTgggtttatttaaaaactactcAAACCAGATCTATGGAATCACAGGAACTGTGGGTGACCAAACAGAGCTTGACATGCTGAGGAAGCTCTACAATGGCATTAAGACCTGTAAGATTCCCTCATTTAGACGAAGGAAACTTTATGAGCTGGAAGGCATGGTGATACCTGAAGAGGACGAATGGATCAGGAATGTCTGTATTGTCGCTCAGAATCAAGTGACCCCCACAGTCTATCGAGGTCCACGAGCAGCTCTCATCATCTGTGAAACCATCAATCATGCAGAAATGTTCCACCAGACTCTTGCAAACACCATCTCAAAACACAAACTAAAACTCTACGTGAATAACAACATGGATAACTCTATAATAACAAATTCTACCATTCAAGAGGGGGACGTCATCATTGCAACTAATCTTGCAGGTCGAGGTACAGATCTAAAAGTCTGTGAAAGTGTAAACAAGGCCGGAGGTCTGTTTGTGCTGCAAACCTTCTTACCTCTGAATGTCCGAGTTGAACAGCAAGCCTTCGGACGAACCGCTCGCCAAGGGAGTCCAGGATCCGCTCAGCTTATCATGTGCGCCAAACATTTTTCTGATTCTGTGAAACTAGTGATGGATTTAAACACATCTGTCACCAGCTTACTCGGTCGCTTGAACTGTCTTACATCTATACTGTTGTCATGTGATTCCACAGATAATTTGTTTGAGGATACACTTAATTATTACCTGGATAATCGCAGCTTGCATTATAATGGGGCAATGGTCTCTGCCCTAACAGAGCTCTTAACCATGAAATCCCTTTCATCACAAAACTGGAATCTGAAAATGGCAAAAGATGCCAGAAATACTTTGGTGAAAATCAGACTCTCAAGCTTTCTTGAAAAAGACAttccaaaaaacacaaaagaggaagAGCTTTTTTCTGTTTACCTTGATTTTTTGGACAAAGTTTATGACGATGATGTTTTCTCTGACCAGCGTGATGTAATTGTGTCCTCTCTTCATGAGTGCTGGGGTTTGTGGCTCATGATGAACTTCAGTGACGAAAAGCCCATCGGGACACTGAAGGAACAGCTGAAGGTGGACTTGTCAAATGCAAAGAAAACTCTTTTGAGTAAACAGTCCCCATCATCCATGGTCTACTTTTGCATCAGGTCTGGAAACAATCTCCGTGAGAAGGGATGTCTTTCTGAGAGCATTGAGATGTACACCAAAGCTCTGGAAAAAGATGCATCTGGAGAGATTATTCCTTTCTATAATCGTGCACTGGCCACTATTAAGAAGAAAGACACTGGCTACATTGCTAAAGCGCTGACTGATCTGAAAAGGGCTGACAATGCAATAGATTCATATAAGTTACATCTGGCAACAGTTTGGACTCATGTCAAATCATCAATGCAAGAGCCAAAAATGGAAGGCGATGCTTTACTCACCAAACAGTTTCGAATGAAGTGTATGATTGTAGACCTACTTAAGATGAACATTCAAGACTGTGTAATGAAGCTGAAGAGCGCTGAAAGCAGAAGAGGGGAAGTAAGACTTTCTGAAAAACATACAATTTTTCTTTCAGAAGACTTCATGCAGTGGGCTATAAGAAGAACAGGTATCAGCCTGGCTGAAATCATTGCACTTTCTCTGATAAATGCCTTTAAAACGAGGGCTGAAATCAAACAAGAAGATTTGAACCTGACTGAAAATTTTGCTAAATTTTGGGCAGAACACTTTGTGCAGAGGgctgaaaacagagaaagagatgtGGACCAGCCTGAAAGAGATTCTGGTAGAAGGTCTTCTTCATTTCTGCCTGATAACTTTCAGGCAGAAGACCTTATTCAGAGTTCTGTGAGAGTTTTGATAGAGCTGCTAATGGAATTTGAACATATCATGTTTTTAGGTCTTGACACCATTTTCTGTTTGGAGGTCATACTTCCTCACAGTGGCTTTTTTTCAAAGCTATTTAATCTCTTTTGA